AAAAAGCCAGAATTGCACAGACAGGAGGTGCTGAAGCGTTGTTGGTTGCCAATAAGAGCATCCTAGTAAGTTATAAAGCTATCATAGCTTCTTTTGAGCTCGTGATATCAAATGACACAGGAATTGAACTGTCTTGTTTGTGTGTAGCTTAAGGGCTGAGTTTTGAATAATCTGATGgtagaattcttttaaaataaacattctggTTATGAGAGGTATTTAATTGGGAAATTTTGtagtttcttttctgttcctaaaGTAGACGAGACTTTATTAGGAacaaatgtatacatgtatgtgtgtgtgttatacaTACATTAATGATACACCTCTGTAtcgtgtattttatatatatatatgtctcagtTTAAGTTTATGCTAAAAGGATTCCAGTTGGAGAACTCTTACTATAATATTAAGAAAGAACACATGAAACTTTGTTTTGTAACTAAAAAAAGAgatgatatttatatttaatggagTGATCTGTTTTATTCTGTAAACATACTAGCAGTTCATAAGTTTTcgtaatgtttttttcttttagtttccccCCTCAGGGAACAAATCTGAATTTCTTGATGTGAAAATACTGATTGCATTTATAAACTACAGAGACTTTAAAGATATGAAGCAGGTAAATTACTAATTACATGTTAGACAAGGTTTATAAATAGTACAGCTCTTTAGTTTGAACCACTGATACTTAATTTACATTATCCCTGCTCCATTTGCTGACAGGAAGTATAAAGGCCTATCTAGTCTGTACTGGGGAAGGATTCACCTCCCCCGTAGCACAGGGTGCTTCAGAGCGCTGACTTTATACTGGGTATTTATTCGTTTTGATCTCTTCAGAAATCTAGGTCGTATCATTTCTCTTAACTTTAACTCCCTGAACAAAATGTGCTTGCGTGGAACACTGCCCTTTCCAGATTTCATAAACCAAAGCATAGCCTTGTAATTTTGACACGAGACTACATCATGtcagaaatatttcttgtattCCTGACTATCTGATGTATAGTGTCTGTTCCAGAGTGAGATTGGAATATTGCTGCCATACAGGGTAGTAGAAAAAAACGAATTCTGGTGTTTTAACTGTTGCTTTGCCTTTCAGTCTCTTGGAGATGACATCACTGTGAAAATGTATTCTCCATCATGGCCTAACTTTGACTATACTATGGTGGTCATTTTTGTAATTGCTGTGTTCACTGTGGCATTAGGGGGATACTGGAGTGGACTAATTGAATTGTAAGTTTAATTAAACTGAAGTGTTTTATGATAACTGTTTAAAACTTATTGTTTGATAATCATAGTAGTAATATAACcacttttaaaattctacctGACCTCAGAATATAGTACCACTAAGATCAGATTGCAGGTTTGTCCTCATATAGGTCATTACTTTTCATGGAGAAAAGAGTGTCATAAATTCCACTAACTCTTCTGCTGGCAGGGAAGCACTGAGATCCCATCAAAGactcttttaaattaaaatgtttaattctcTCTCCCAGAAGAGGGGAAGATACTTCTTAGTATCCGAAAGTGCCTAAATATCTAGATGGTAAGAAAATAAGCAAGAGTAGGGGAGGTTTCTCGGCTCCTCCTGAGTTAAGTCATTACGGTGTGCCCTCATCATTCTGTTTAATGCGTTAGGAATTCTAAGGATATTAAGCATGTCCATATCTTAACTTAAATATAGAAATTCCAAATGTACGTGAAATGTGGATTTCCCTGTTGAACAACAACCTAAACCCAGTCTTCTTAGAGTTAGGTACCTTTGGCTCTAGATTAAAGCAGGCAATATAGTATAAAAGgattatttcataattataactctaaatttaaaatgtgctCAGAGCATATTATTTCATGCATAAAGGACAATATATTCACCTTGTGAATTGATCAATAGGCTCCATTGAAAAAGATTTATTTGCAACTAAATGAAGCTAAGCTTCtttgtaatttcttaaaatacCAAAATGTAATTCACTTATATCAAGAGAGAAATCTTAGAGTTTAGTAAGTGTAGGTTTCCAGAGTATTgagctttaaatattttatgtatttggaaAACACATTTCAACATAGTCACATATTCTCATATGAGTAAgcattgttttttcttcattagcTTTATAAAGCATAGTTATGTAAGATCGCCAAGATTATTTGGTGAAACTTTATAAGTAATTTCCCAAAAGCTACTGTGTCATTGAAGATGTTTTCCCATTTAATATAGATTCTCACTCCATTAAATTATTTCTTCCCTTgagtagtgcttctcaaactgcaaTGTGCATACAAACTGTTCTGAGATCATTAAAATGAGAATTCAGGTTTAGTAGGCTTGGGATGGGGGTTGAGATTccacatttttaacaagctcccaagtgattTTGCTGgcccatggaccacactttgagttaGCACGGCAAGCTTCATATACATGTCAGGGTAGGCTCCCGCTCAACAAagttggaggtgggagaggagtaCCTATAAGCTTTTTTATTCGTAAAACATCATGGTGGgcaaaaacaaagaatttattGCCTTCACTAGCTAGGTTGGGAGAGGAGATTGTCCTTTACCTGCAGGTTTATGGATTTTGAAATTGAGGTGGCTGCTTCTAAGATAAAGATAGTAAGAACtaagtgtatatgtgtgtgggaggaggtgacagtatagagaaagagaatatgaatccgtgataaaaaggaaaatgttccaTCGACAGTAGATTAAGAATATGAGCAcctttgctacaacatggatggactttgaaggcGTTATGTTGactgaaataaatcagacagagaaagacaaagactgtatgatctcactgatatgtggaatcttaaaaaacaacaacaacaacaataaactcttagatacagagaacaaattggtagttgccagaggcagggacgtgggggatgggcaaaatgagtgaaggggctcaaaaggtacaaacttccagttataaataagtcctggggatgtaatggacagcatggtgactatagttaataatactgtcttgcatatttgaaagttgctgagagagtagatctaaAAAGttttcacaagaaaagaaatgtctAACTATGGTGATAGTTGTTAACTAGACttcttgtggtgatcattttgcactgtatacaaatatcaaatcattatgttgtacacctgaaactaatatgttacatgtcaattgtatcttacttttaaaaaatgttcataagGACTATCATTTAACAAGTAAAGAGAGTTCGATTGAAAGAGAATAAGGTTTAAGGAGGGAAAATTTGCCAGAACGGGACCTCATAACTCAGAATTACCCTACCAAGTGAAAGATGTACCTTACGCAAAAGGGAAAGATGCTTGCTTCCATATAAAGACTTTTCAGTAAAGAGTTAAAGTCTTATTATAATGAGATCACTGATCCTCAAGCTTCATAAACTCAAGATGGCATGGAAGAAAGCTATATGTATTAGCTGTGCTAACCCATTGCATGTGGTTCTTGAGCTGATTTAAGAGtgcaatttttttgaaaaatgaattgtAATATTTTAATGTGATATACATCTCCCTTTAAGAAATTGCCTGGTGCTGTTCAGTACActgaatatgaatatataaatctTTCATTATGACTTATATGTATTGTatgataaaaatgtctttattttatttttaaagattggcacctgagctaacaactgttgccaatcttttttttttctttctgcttttttcccccaaatccccccagtacacagttacatattttagttgtccttttagttgtggcatgtgggatgccacctcagcatggcctgacgtgcggtgccatgtctgcgcccaggatctgagccagcgaaaccctgggccgccgaaatagagtgtgcgaacttaaccactcggccacggggccgaccccaaaaatgttttaaatgtatctGTTTGCCATGGTAGATACCAAAGATTGGCACTGTTTCCACTCAGGTACCACTTTCATCGAAACTTCTGTTAATATCCTGTCATCCAGCTCTATAGTTTCGGGGAGGTGCTGGTCTCTCTCTCCAAACTCTCTCCCTGCCCTTTTCCTGGGCAGCCTCCCTGGAGTCACAGATGCGTAATGTCCTGACCATCCCAATCAACCATTTTCTAATAAGAAAGTGGCGTGTTGGTAAATAAGCTGTTTGGCAAATGGACAATCTGATAGAAGTAAacgtttttttttaacctaaagttTGTATTCAGCCCAGACCTGATGAGAATGGTCAGGGTATACACAAAGGGAACTGAGTTTAATAGACCAGAGTTGAAGGGCCTGGGGCTGGAAGAGTATGTAGTGGGTTCCCTGTAACTAGGAAGGGACAGTTAAAGTGACAGGACAGACTGCTTAACAAAGGGCACTTGtgactctttcctctgccttttgttagctgtgtgacctagaaAAGGTTGTTGAGAGAATTAGAAACAAAGTTTTGCTATCTTAAATCAAAGTAGGACAAAGCTGTGTCTTGAACTTCTTTTGAATCCTTCATAATACGTTGATGAGCATGGAACAGGCATACAGTCAATACTGAATTGATTGATATTAGAATTTAGTGTTTACATTTAAGAAAAACTAGTTTAAGGTGTACTCTACTGTCTGTAAGTTGGTGTAATATTAAGTGTGTAAAATTGgttattatttgaaatttattacaTCAGTGTAGTCTCCAAATTAGATAATATTAACATTCACAAACATTAATGTTTATATAAGAAATGTCATCTGTTTCAACACTTTtgcctccagaaaaaaaaagctgtttcAAAGGTAgtggttaggggctggccctgtggccaaacggttgggttcgcatgctccacttctgcggcccagggtttcgctggttcaagtCCTGAGCGcagacttggcaccgctcatcaggtcattctgaggcggcgtcccacatcgcacaaccagaaggacctatagctagaatatacaactgtgtgctggggggttctggggagaagaagaagtagggaaaaaaaggttgacaacagatgttatcttTAAATAATGTGGTTAAAAACATCATCTCTGAAGGGTAGACctgtaggatttttttctttctagattaaatatttctttttggtgTGCAGTTTTCTCTTAAGTATATTACTTTGTAATCAGAAACAAATTTGAGTTGGTATTAGagataggtttttaaaataactgtactTGGCAGAGATTTGCTGACGTTCCTGTGTGTGTTTATGCAGGGAAAACTTGCAGGCAGGGGCAAGCGCTGAAGACAGAGAAAcgaggaaaaagaaggaagaatatttAACTTTCAGTCCTCTAACAGTTGTAGTATTTGTGGTCATCTGCTGTGTTATGATGGTCTTACTTTATTTCTTCTACAAATGGTTGGGTAAGAAgtcagtattttatatttactacTTTAAGCATGcaatcttttcatttactttgccAGAATTATCATTTCCTTTAAGGCATTCTACCTGGAACActtaatgaataattaaaaaatgatagtAACTTTTTAAACAGTCAGAAGTGTTAGGTCCCCGTTCCTCTGGGATAAGAAAGTATTCAGATTAAAAATATAGTCTGTCTTGAGAGAAGAACCTTCCCTCATGGATGACTTGAAAGACTTGCTGTGGTCCCTGAGTTTCCCTCTCTGCAGATAAAGCTTGACAGCCCAGTCTCTAAGCAGCAGACTAAGGACTTCCTGGTGGCTATATTAAGTTATATGAAATAGAAGACTGTTCACATTACTGATTTTTTGCCACTGCTTACCCCCAAAGTGTGGTTTGTCCTTTTGTCAGTTTGCAGATCAAGGCGTTATATTGCTCAGATTTTGTTTACTTGTAGAAACAGGACTTGCCTGTGGTCCTGAGAGTAACTGATACTTTTTCCTTTAAGAAGGTAGGGCAGGAACTGTAGGGGCTTGCCCATCGCCTGGACAATTTTAGTGGTCTGATAGGATGGAAATTTGCCGTCTCTGCCCCATGTACAGCACGAATTTGGAGGGGAACCAGGGAAAAACGGGGGTGTGCCTGATGAGAACTGGCAAAACCCCTGTGTAAAAATCACCACAAGCTACAATGCTTGTTTGGAGAACATTCGCATACTTTTCTGGATTGGAAAACTGAGGCCCTAAGGTTACTTTCTGCTGCTTGTTCAGTTTCTCCTGTCCTGTGGCAGCAATTTAGAAACTAGACCTATGACATGTATTTCCAATTAGAAAAAATCGTTCTTTGAGTATCACTCACATTTCAAACTGTTGCTAGGAGAGTGGATACTGGGATGATATTTGTATTATGTTGTCATTGTGCAgctaatttttctaatttaagaCTCAGCCTTCAATTGTTTGCATCTGACCCTCAGTTGATATGTGAGTGGTCTTTGATTGAAAAAAGAGATTCCCTTACCCATAAGcatcttttaatttttggtgAGAAATTTCCTTATATTGATCGCTATTTAACAAGTTGATCCTGTTAACGTAATTTTTGATGTAGGAGGAAGATATTAAACCTCATGTTTATCCCGGGGTGTGGGATTTAATTATGACTCTGACAATGTCTGTGTGATATTGCAAGATTTAATGTACTTTCAAATGGTTCCTTATGGCTAAAATTGCCGCCATTTCTTCATATATTAAATGTTCTAAATTGCCAAGCTTCCCCTTACCATTTATGGTAAGTCATGCCCAAGAAAGTAGCTAAAGAGAGTTATGTTAACCTAGTTCTTTCCCCTGCATAATCATTTTCTTAGATGCAGTATGACACTGAATGAGACACTAAAAACTCTGTTAGGGACTCAAACATGATTAGGTtgcggctggcccggtggtgcaacagttaagtgtgtaccttctgcttcggcggcccagggtttgcaggttcggatcccggatgcagacatggcactgcttggcaagccatgctgtggtaggcgtcccacatataaagtagaagaagatgggcatggatgttagctcagggccagccttcctcagtaaaaagaggaggattggtggcagatgttagctcagggctaatcttactcaaaaaaaaaaaaaaaaacactcggTAAAACTTAGCTTGGAAAACTTTGGTGGATGACTTACCAAACTCACCTTGGCAATCTTTGTCTATCTTGCTACTCACATTATCATATAaccaatgataaaaataacaaataacaagGGACTGAAAAAGTAATTTTCCAAGATCACCAGTTAGAAAGTGGCTGTCTCTGATTGACTGTCTTTAGATTACTCTTTCTTTCTCACCTACAGTACAGAGTTATAGGTTTCTGAAATTTAATGGAATTTGAAAAATTCAGGTAaaatttgtatttccattgtGAAACTTTGAGAAAGTTCAGAAAATGAATCCTTTTATTTTAGAGCACTATAATTTCTCCCtcttttaacaacaaaaagatcacatatttttaattttaaataattctcaaGTAAGTATGGCTAACATAGAAAAACATTTGTGACTTTCGCTGACCTTGGTGTTGTATTGGAACAGAGATTTGCTTAAATGGATTTGGTGTTATCACAGATGACGTGAGGAGAGATACAGTCCACCATAGGAAGATATAGATAGCATGGTTAATGTCTAACGTAGGTGTCAGTTCTCATCCCTAAACTGCATTTTAAGAAGCATTTATAATGGTTTACTAATTCTTCTGtttcttacatttaaattaaatactCATAAATGTCTACAGCTCACCTTCTGGACATCTTTAACATGTCAGTTTGAATCACTGAATAATAGAAAATGTAGAGCCAGCTTCAGGCCCTTAAGCAATCCTGCCCATGTGTAATGGAACTAAAACAAGACATAAAGTGCCCGCTCTTAAAACTCAAGATCCAGATACTTTTCGCTTACTAACCAGTTCAGATTATAGTATGGTCACTGCCTTGAAAGTATCATGATTCAATAAGAAAGctaaagaattaatattgcttctgtaaatattttcttaccACATTTCCTTCTGTTCTCATGTAATTTagtctcttgtttttttctagtttatgtCATGATAGCAATTTTCTGCATAGCATCAGCAATGAGCCTGTACAACTGTCTTGCTGCGCTCATTCGTAAGATACCGTGTGGACAATGCACGTATGTATCTCTTAGGAGGAATCCTATAATGTTGGTATTTGTAATTTAAATCAATACAAGGAAAAGTAGGAGTGTTATTTTAAACCTGTGCAGTCCAATATACATGTGGCTAGTTATActtaaattgattaaaattaaatagaattaaaaattcagttcctcagtctcatTAGTCACACTTTAAGTGCTAAATaaccacgtgtggctagtggctactgtgttggacagcacagctatagaacatttccatcatcacagaaagttctgttgaactgataaatattttattatgtttcatTTGTACTTCAGATCAAGGCTTTTAAATTGCTATTTCAGTCGCTTTCTTGTGACTGTGGTTAACATTTGTCATTGCTCTCATATCAAGTGAACATTGTATTTCATCTACAGGGTAAACTAACCTATTTCAATCTGTGTTTTAGGATTGTGTGTCGTGGCAAAAGCATTGAAGTGagacttatttttctctctggcctGTGCATAGCGGTAGCTGTTGTTTGGGCTGTATATCGAAATGAAGATAGGTATGAATACTGTGTATTTGCTTTTAGAGCAGATTAAGGATGGATTATGTATACCTTGTCATGGTAATTATTCATTATGattattatggattttttttttgcttttattccagAACACCATAGTCTTAAAACAAgctaaataaattctaaataagcAGATCTTATGCTAATAGATTTGAGATCATATAGAGAAGGAAATATGAACTGTGGTTTTTTTAAACATCTAAGCTGAAATAGGCTTCAAAAAGATACTTAATTAAATGGTATAGTCACACAGTGAAGTACAATGCAGCTGTAAAGAATGAAGAAGATCTCTGTGAACTGATTTCCACggtatatttttaagtgaaaaaagcaaaatgcgGAAGAATGTCTCGAGTATGCTAGCTGTCATGTAAGAAAGAAGgagatataagaaaatatataggtATCTGTCCATTTGCAGGAAGGATaaccagaaaaaatatatatttaactttatttaatggtttattaataaaattattaaagccCAAAAGGATTTAACAGCCTAAAATTTGGGAGCAAAGTTCACACCAATTTAGGCAGTGTCACTTATGATAATCAGTTGGTAAATATGCAGATCAGGTTTTGGTGGAACATCCTGCATAGCTCCCATTCCCTTCAGGTTCTAGCTGTGTGGATGTATTTTACCACCTCTGTCCTTTGTTAAGAGCTGCCTTTCTAAAAACAGACATACCTATAATTGCAAAGATTAAAGGTAAATATGCACTTGTGTCTGATACGCATTCGTCTGAGGTAGCCGTTCAATTTTTTCTTACTATAATAGTATTCATTATTCTACTAGGACAGCAAATTACTAAATATGGAGAATATAAGAAGTGATTTTGTGTTACAATTGCTGCTTAATAATTGCATGGTCAAATCATTGCAATTGAACGATATTACTTTAGTGatctatttcttttgaaaagttccatctaaaaataaatggataaaacaaTAGAGTAACTCTTTCTGATTTTAGGTGGGCTTGGATTTTACAGGATATCTTGGGGATTGCCTTCTGTCTGAATTTAATTAAAACACTGAAGTTACCCAACTTCAAGGTAAAGTATGCTACTTTGCTAGctaaagtaattttttctttttaaaacaactttattaagGTATAGTTTACATATAATAAAGTGCACCCATTTTAAGAGTACGGTTTATTAAAGTTTTACAAACGTATAACTGTGTGAGCACCATCCCAATCAATTATAGACCCTTCTCATCTCTGAAAAGCTCCTCATGCCCTTTTGCACTCACTCCTaatccccagccccaggccaccacTGATTTGCCAGCTGCAATGTTTTTAATCATTTGTATAATAAGCCAAATTCATAAAATCCTTACAGGACTAAATATCAGGGAAGAACATGTTGAttcagtgattcttttttttttttaaaagaatgggataaagaagataaaagtTTTAATGTGATTTGTAGAATAAAACCACAAATAGTAATAACCgttaaatgtcttttaaaaaaatagtgttcagatatatgtgtttatttgtacTTGCAAGATAGTATAATCTCTTAATTTAGATATGGGAAGTTTGACCgttgaatttgtttctttttaacagtCGTGTGTGATACTTCTAGGCCTTCTCCTCCTCTAtgatgtgttttttgttttcataacacCATTCATCACAAAGGTATGATATTTTTGAAATCCATGAGACACATGCGAAAAGATGACTCTTAAACCTACTCTAAGATTATTGATTTTGTAGATATTTACCAGTGAGTGAGTTCTAATTCTCTTAAGAAACATGTCATTGATATGGGCCTTTCAGTAGAGGATATTTTCAAGGCTTTAAGCCATTCtgctaaataaaaaatatctcctGACTGATGTAAACGTGAGAATGtctataaatttttttcctaccctttttaaagtaacttttctGATTATtataaaacagtaaatattttctatagACAATATAGATAGCAAAAAGAATGAGAATGTGTCATTGCTACTTTCATTTCTGTAGCCCTAGTTTGAGACTAAGGAAGAATGCCACACGAAATCTGAAGTCCTAAAGTGCAGCTCTGTAACCTTGTAACCCTGGGCGAGTCGCTTTGCCCTTTGTGTTTCCCTTTCCTAATCCA
This is a stretch of genomic DNA from Equus caballus isolate H_3958 breed thoroughbred chromosome 1, TB-T2T, whole genome shotgun sequence. It encodes these proteins:
- the SPPL2A gene encoding signal peptide peptidase-like 2A isoform X4 codes for the protein MGPQRPLPLGAAALLWGFLLPLTAAQEAILHASGSGTPPSSKDYCMLYNPRWTALPSTLENATSVSLMNLTTTPLCNLSDIPPDGIKNKAVVVQWGTCHFLEKARIAQTGGAEALLVANKSILFPPSGNKSEFLDVKILIAFINYRDFKDMKQSLGDDITVKMYSPSWPNFDYTMVVIFVIAVFTVALGGYWSGLIELENLQAGASAEDRETRKKKEEYLTFSPLTVVVFVVICCVMMVLLYFFYKWLVYVMIAIFCIASAMSLYNCLAALIRKIPCGQCTIVCRGKSIEVRLIFLSGLCIAVAVVWAVYRNEDRWAWILQDILGIAFCLNLIKTLKLPNFKSCVILLGLLLLYDVFFVFITPFITKNGESIMVELAAGPFGNNEKLPVVIRVPKLAYFSVMSVCLMPVSILGFGDIIVPGLLIAYCRRFDVLTGSSIYYVSSTIAYAVGMILTFVVLVLMKKGQPALLYLVPCTLITASVVAWRRKEMKRFWKGSSYQMMDHLDSATNEENPVTAGEQIAQ